The Ciconia boyciana chromosome 15, ASM3463844v1, whole genome shotgun sequence genome has a segment encoding these proteins:
- the RNF34 gene encoding E3 ubiquitin-protein ligase RNF34 isoform X2 yields MWASCCGLLNEVMGTGAVRGQQAGFGGGAGPFRFTPNTDFSAYPSPAAAGANIVCKACGLSFSVFRKKHVCCDCKKDFCSVCSVLQENLRRCSTCHLLQETAFQRPQLMRLKVKDLRQYLILRNIPTDTCREKEDLVDLVLCHHGLGSEEDMDASSLHSSRSQTSGFFTHPFSMSVSVSSQGELANRRGSTGIGTPSRGQTETSSINNEEEESAEEQTPGLSRKRARASLSDISSLEDIEGLSVRQLKEILACNFVNYSGCCEKWELVEKVSRLYRESEENHKTQGEKMQLNDNDDNLCRICMDAVIDCVLLECGHMVTCTKCGKRMSECPICRQYVVRAVHVFKS; encoded by the exons ATGTGGGCTTCCTGCTGTGGATTGCTGAATGAAGTCATGGGTACGGGAGCTGTCCGTGGCCAGCAGGCTGGCTTTGGGGGAGGTGCTGGCCCATTCAGATTCACACCAAATACAGACTTCTCAGCATAtccatctccagctgcagcaggcgcTAACATAGTTTGCAAAGCCTGTGgactttccttttcagtttttagaaaaaaa CATGTGTGTTGTGACTGCAAGAAGGATTTTTGCTCAGTTTGTTCAGTCTTACAAGAGAATCTCAGAAGATGTTCCACTTGTCACTTGCTGCAAGAAACAGCCTTTCAGCGACCTCAGTTAATGAGATTGAAAGTAAAGGATCTGCGTCAGTATCTGATTCTCAGAAACATACCAACCGATActtgcagagagaaagaagactTGGTGGATCTTGTGCTGTGCCATCATGGATTAGGTTCGGAGGAGGATATGGACGCTAGTAGCTTGCATTCCTCACGGTCGCAGACTTCGGGGTTTTTTACTCATCCGTTTTCTATGTCTGTATCGGTGTCATCTCAAGGAGAACTTGCAAACAGAAGGGGAAGCACAGGAATTGGAACACCTTCACGG GGACAAACAGAAACATCTTCTATAAAtaatgaagaagaagaaagtgctGAAGAGCAG ACCCCTGGATTGTCCAGAAAGCGAGCGAGGGCATCTTTGTCCGATATTTCAAGTCTGGAAGACATTGAAGGGTTGAGTGTTCGGCAGCTGAAGGAAATACTTGCATGTAATTTTGTCAACTACTCAGGATGCTGTGAAAAATGGGAACTTGTGGAAAAAGTGAGCAGGCTATACAGAGAGAGTGAGGAAAACCACAAGACAC AGGGTGAGAAGATGCAGCTGAACGACAACGACGATAACCTGTGTCGGATCTGCATGGACGCTGTGATCGACTGCGTCCTGCTGGAGTGCGGCCACATGGTCACTTGCACCAAGTGTGGCAAGAGGATGAGCGAGTGCCCCATCTGCCGACAGTATGTCGTACGGGCCGTGCATGTGTTCAAATCTTAA
- the RNF34 gene encoding E3 ubiquitin-protein ligase RNF34 isoform X1 — MKAGATSMWASCCGLLNEVMGTGAVRGQQAGFGGGAGPFRFTPNTDFSAYPSPAAAGANIVCKACGLSFSVFRKKHVCCDCKKDFCSVCSVLQENLRRCSTCHLLQETAFQRPQLMRLKVKDLRQYLILRNIPTDTCREKEDLVDLVLCHHGLGSEEDMDASSLHSSRSQTSGFFTHPFSMSVSVSSQGELANRRGSTGIGTPSRGQTETSSINNEEEESAEEQTPGLSRKRARASLSDISSLEDIEGLSVRQLKEILACNFVNYSGCCEKWELVEKVSRLYRESEENHKTQGEKMQLNDNDDNLCRICMDAVIDCVLLECGHMVTCTKCGKRMSECPICRQYVVRAVHVFKS, encoded by the exons ATGAAG GCGGGAGCTACTTCCATGTGGGCTTCCTGCTGTGGATTGCTGAATGAAGTCATGGGTACGGGAGCTGTCCGTGGCCAGCAGGCTGGCTTTGGGGGAGGTGCTGGCCCATTCAGATTCACACCAAATACAGACTTCTCAGCATAtccatctccagctgcagcaggcgcTAACATAGTTTGCAAAGCCTGTGgactttccttttcagtttttagaaaaaaa CATGTGTGTTGTGACTGCAAGAAGGATTTTTGCTCAGTTTGTTCAGTCTTACAAGAGAATCTCAGAAGATGTTCCACTTGTCACTTGCTGCAAGAAACAGCCTTTCAGCGACCTCAGTTAATGAGATTGAAAGTAAAGGATCTGCGTCAGTATCTGATTCTCAGAAACATACCAACCGATActtgcagagagaaagaagactTGGTGGATCTTGTGCTGTGCCATCATGGATTAGGTTCGGAGGAGGATATGGACGCTAGTAGCTTGCATTCCTCACGGTCGCAGACTTCGGGGTTTTTTACTCATCCGTTTTCTATGTCTGTATCGGTGTCATCTCAAGGAGAACTTGCAAACAGAAGGGGAAGCACAGGAATTGGAACACCTTCACGG GGACAAACAGAAACATCTTCTATAAAtaatgaagaagaagaaagtgctGAAGAGCAG ACCCCTGGATTGTCCAGAAAGCGAGCGAGGGCATCTTTGTCCGATATTTCAAGTCTGGAAGACATTGAAGGGTTGAGTGTTCGGCAGCTGAAGGAAATACTTGCATGTAATTTTGTCAACTACTCAGGATGCTGTGAAAAATGGGAACTTGTGGAAAAAGTGAGCAGGCTATACAGAGAGAGTGAGGAAAACCACAAGACAC AGGGTGAGAAGATGCAGCTGAACGACAACGACGATAACCTGTGTCGGATCTGCATGGACGCTGTGATCGACTGCGTCCTGCTGGAGTGCGGCCACATGGTCACTTGCACCAAGTGTGGCAAGAGGATGAGCGAGTGCCCCATCTGCCGACAGTATGTCGTACGGGCCGTGCATGTGTTCAAATCTTAA